Sequence from the Paenibacillus tundrae genome:
TCCAGCGATCCGAAAAATATAGATACTCCTGCGCTGATCGCTTCAGTACAAAAGCCGGCTGTGTACGATACGTCGTCTCATCACCGAAGTCATAGAGCATGCTCCACGAACCTTCCATTGAATCGGCCATCGCATACTTCCCTTGGTTCGGTTCCCAACCTGTGCAAAAAGAGGTAAGCATATAATACTTCTCATGCCGCTTGAACACGGCTGGGGCTTCCCGATATTCACCCTGCCACAGCTTCGAGACTAAACGTTCTACATTCAGGTAATCTTCCTGAAGACGATAGATATGCAGATCCGCATTGTCTCTGGCCGCCGAGATAAAATAAGCTGTTCCATCATCATCCTGAAAGAGTGTGCAATCTCTCGACATATACCCGTAAGGATTGAAGCTCCCGTGATAGACAAATTGACGATCCGGATAATCGGAGGTGGCTACAGCACATGCAGCGTCATTGTAATTCTTTCCATTCTCATAGTGCACCCAGAGCACAAATTTCTTAGTCACGGGATTAAAAAGAACTTTGGGGCGCTCAAGGTTTACCTTACCACCCTCATCATTCACTAACTCCAACTTCGTGCGGACTCGTATGGATGCCGTTGGAGTCGAAGTCGTCAGGATGTGATCCCGAAACTCCCACTGGAATAGATCCTTGGATCGGTAACAACTCACATAGATATCATCTCTTCGGTCTTCACCGTACCAATAATAGTAACCATCATGATATAACATATGCCCACCGTGAGCATGAATGGGTTCACCGTTGATATCATTCCAGAGACTACCGTTGACTAATGTTGTCTTCATGACGTTACCTCTCTTCTGTCGACATTCACTCTCGGGAAACATCATTAATTAATACATCGTTCACTAGGACGCTGAGTCGCTAGGTTACTCGATGTCCTCTCCAAACACTTTGACTTCCCATAATCTTGGTGTGTACCAGTTGTTAGGATTGTTATGAAGCGTTGCACCTTGCATATTGATTCGCACATATCTGGCCGTACTTGATAAGGTATCCGAAGTAAATCCGTAGGATTTATTGTCCGTTCGATCCAATGCGACGGTCCAATTCACATTATCGTTGCTCGTCTCGATTTTATATTTATAGAATCCTTCGGAGCCTTTTTGCATCCACCATGAAATCTGTACATTGTTAATCTGCTGCACTGATCCAAGATCCACCTTCCACCAATGTGGCCATGCAACGCTGGTACCTACCCATTCGGTTTGATAGCTTCCATCATTAGCGTAACTCGCTGGTTTCGTTCCTGTTGCCGTTTGTGCAGTTGCCTCTTTCCCTTGTGACAGTAGTCTTCCGTCCTGTACAGGAACGACGACATCATTGACTGTATCGTATAACACCTGATCAAAATAATCATAGAATGCGTATCCGTTAGAGAACCAAACTGGTAACAATCGTTCCTCTGTGGTTCCATTTTGCGTGCCTGCCCATCCGAACATCCAGCGATATGCAACCATCACGACATTGTCGCCCGTATCTGGGGTGACCCGCATAACCGAGCCAGACTGTGCCGAGAAGGTCGAGGTATTACCAATTACGCGTAGTTCAGACCATTCTCCATCGAGGCTTGTGGCAGATGAGTACATCGGTATGCTTGGATACCAGCCCGCAGCTTGGGAGGAGAATAAATAATAGATGCCGTCTTTTTTGATTACCTTGGGCAGTTCCCGGTGCTGGTTCTGATAAATGGTAGACACTTGGTGATCGACATCCAGCCAATCGGAAGTTAACTGATACAATATCGTATCCGAATTATTATTCGCCGTAGAGATCAAGTACGCTGTACCATCATCATCTTTGAAAATGGAGATATCTCTAGATTCATTTCCACCTGGTCGGAAGCTCTTATGAAATGTAAAATCTTCTCCAGGTGTGGCAGATGCCACTGATACTCTGGCAAGTGTATAGTCTGTGCTGTTCTCATAGTGAGCCCAAAATACAAACTTATTGGTAGAAGCATGGTAGAGAATATTAATTCCCTCAAATTTGCTATCCGCCAAGTCTGGATGATCGGTATAAGATAGCACCACTTTATCGTTGCCGTAGGTAATATCATCGGTTGACGTCTGTTGGATCATCTGACCGAATCCACCTGTTGGCTTTTGAACAAAGTTGAATCTGTAGTAGGTATCCCCGACTTTGAGTTCATTCGGCAGGTTCAGAGTTGACTTGCTTGTATTATCAAACGTAGTCAGGTTCTCTGGAAGCACATATGGCGTATATGCGGGTGAAACCGCGGAGGTTAGCACGGTGCTTCCCCCATACGCTTTCACTTGATAGGTATACGTGCTACCTAGTTGAAGATCATAATCATCTGTTGTTGTCCCAGTTAAGGTCTGTAATAACTCATAAGCCCCATTGTTCTCGGAGCGAAGCAATTCATACCCGGTCGCTCCGTCAACAGGTGCCCAGTGGATCTTGGCATTGTTCACCTCAGAATCGTTCTTTAGTACAAACAGCGTTGCAGCAATATTCGTCTCTTCACCCGCAGCTTGAGTGGTTGGTACAGCAGCAGAGAAATGGTATGCCAGCAATAGAAATGCAACAATGATTGCTATTCTTGATTTTTTTATCATCACGCTGAGTCATCTCCTTATTATTTCAGATTCATCAATGCCATGACATCTGTCTTGCTCGCTTGATTGTACCAATCGTTGACTTCCTCAGTTACTTCATCGCCGCCCTTCTCGTGCCATTGCTTAACAAAGGTATCGAACGCTTCGAGCGGTTCATTGCCATAAATGATCTTGGTGAATATCTCTTGTTCCATGGTCGTCAACTGTTCCCATATGTTTTGCATCGTTGGTGTAGGTGGGCCGTTAAAATCATTGGGTACCAAGGAATCGCGGTTCTCATAAGAGATTCGATATCCGTCTTTGGTCGTTTGATCCCTTGAATCACTCTGAAGGAGAACACCTGTATCCGGTTCTACCCCATTAGCCAGATCGTAGTAAGACTGACCAGGACCGTCGACGCTTGGTGTATTTTTCGTAAAGGCCATTTTCCCTACCCCTTGCACGGCTTCCAACGGTGTATTGAATTGCTGCGGGTCGAAGGTGACTTCTTCGTTGACGATATCGTAGTCATATCCCTGCGCATAGCCGTATTTAAACTCTCCTGTGCCAAACGCAGCATCGTACATTTTATCGTAGTATAGGAAGAAGGCCTCCATGTTCTGAAAGTCCTTGTTAAACATAAATACGCCATCGTTCAATTGAGCAGTCTGATAGGTTCTATCTCCGTTCACACCTTGGATGGTCGGATAGGGAACAACTTTGGCACCCTCTATATTTTTCTCCACATCCTTCACACTGCCGTATAACCAAGGTCGACCGACGATAATGCCTGCCTTGCCTTCCGTAAAGTCTGACAAAGCGTCCCATGCTCCCTGCGTAGCCAGCTCTTTGTTCAAATATCCTTTCGCATACCAATCACGCAGCTTGCCAAGTGCCTCCTTGTTGCCTGGAGCGACCGATCCATAGGCCAGTTTGCCATTATCGTTAACCCATTGTCTTGGAAGATGTTTACCTGTATATGCACTGAAAATCATGACTGGATCACTCACCCAGCCTGTGTTGTACGAATCCTTCCCCGAGAAAGTAAAGCCATATGTATCCTGCTTGCCATTACCATCCGGGTCATCATTCGTAAATGCCGCAATGACTTGCTCGAACTCTTCCAGTGTTGTTGGCGCTTTCAATTGTAGTTTGTCGAGCCAATCTTGGCGAATCAGCATGACTTCACCTTCTGTGAGATTTGGCGCAATGGCCATACCATACACTTTGCCGTCCCGAACAACCGGATTGAAGGTCGATGGATATTGTTTGTAGATTTCCTTGATGCGGTCAGGCATGTATGTTGCGATATCTTCCGTAATTTCCTTCACCTGTCCAGATTCGATTAAGTCATTAATCAGCATCGTGTCATAGACCGGTAGAACGTCTGGCAGCTTCTCTGAACCCGTTAGTGCAAGCCGTAACTTGGTATTATATTGTGAAGCATCACCCCCAAGCAGCGTAGTTTCGATCTTAATGCCCAGTTTTTCCTCGCCCCAGCGAGTTAACACATTGTCATTCAAGCTTTCGCCGTTGATGTATTTCCCTGAATTCTCATCCTGTTGTTTGGCAATCGTCATGGTCAACGGCGGATCATACTTTCCATCTTTCAGCACGGATTCTGGCGTCGCAACGGTATTGCTCTCGCCACTGCTACAACCGGCTACGACAAGTGCTGACAACATGATTGTACTTAACATTTTCCACACGTTACTTCTTTCTCTCATAGAGATAATCCCCCTCTGCTCGACTGGTGTTGCTATGAATACTATGGAATCCAAACCATGTAAGCATGAATCCGAACATGTGACTTACCTCTTCTTACTCTTTGACAGCCCCCAGCACAATTCCCTTCACGAAATATCGTTGTAAAAAAGGATAAACCATAATAATTGGCAGTGTGCTCACGAATATTTGGGCTGCCTTGATGCTCTGTTCCGACATCGCTTCCACTTCCGACTGACTCATCGCCATGTTCTGCATGTTGCTCTGCACCACTACGGTCTGTAGGAAAGAAGCCAGCGGATACTTACTCGCATCCGACATGTACAATATACCGTCAAACCAGGAATTCCAGTGCCCTACCATAATAAACAAGGATACCGTAGCTATGCCTGGTAGAGACAACGGTAAATAAATTTTGCTAAGGATTGCAAAAAAGGAAGCTCCATCGATAAATGCTGCTTCTTCCAGCGCTTTCGGGATCGTTTTGAAGAAATTGACAAGAAGAATCAGGTTATACGCTCCGAATGCTCCCGGCAAGACCAACGCCCAGATGGTATCCTTCAAACCAAGACCTGTAACCAAAATATAAGAAGGAATTAATCCACCAGAGAAGAGCATGGTGAAGATAAAAAACCACATCAGCACGTTGCGTCCCCGGAATTCCTTGGACAGCGCATATCCTGCGCAAGTAAGAATAAACATGCTGATGGATGTTCCGAGAACCGTTCGAAGAATCGAAGTCCACATGGAACTGATAAAGTTAGAATTGCTAAACGTTTTGACATAGGCGTCCATATTGAAGCCGACCGGCCAAAAGGATACCAAATTACCGCTTATTGCCGCCTTACTACTGAGGGATTGCGCGAGCAAATGAAGCAGTGGAAGAAAACACACCAGTCCTGCCAAGATCATAAACGCATAATTGAATACGGAGAAAACTCTATACCCTGTCGTCTTATGGTACATACTGCCTCTCCCTCCCTGTTAGAATATTTTGTAGTTGGCATACTTATAGGCCAGCCTATAGGATACGACGATCAAGATTAGACTGATCCCCGATTTGAACAACCCTACCGCTGTACCGAATCCGTATTGCCCATTCAACAAGGAAGAACGATAAACATAGGTGTCAATAATATCTCCCGTACTGTAGACAAGAGGGTTGTAGAGGTTGAACACCTGATCAAATCCAGCGTCCAGAATATTTCCCAGACTGAGCGTAGAAATAACAATAATCATCGGCAACATACTTGGCAGGGTAACGTACATAATTTGCTGGCGACGTGTCGCACCATCAATTTCGGCTGCCTCATAATACGAAGGGTTGATCCCCGCAATGGTCGCCAGATAGACGATCATGCCAAACCCGAAGCTTTTCCATACATCGCTGACTACGACCGTAAATCTAAACAGATCCGGGTCACCCAAAAAGTAAATAGGAGCGATGTCGAACATGCGGGTCAGCATCTGGTTGATGCCTCCATCCAATCCAAGGATGTTAATCATCAGCCCTGCAACCGTAACCCATGACAAGAAATGAGGCAGATAAACGAGTGTCTGCACACTTTTCTTAATGCCAACATTCCGCAGCTCGCTCAGCAAAATAGCCATAATAATCGGAACGATAATACCAACGATAATTTTGGAAACGGCGATAATCAACGTATTGATAATGGCTTGCGTTGCTTCGTCATACCGGAAGATTCTTTCGAAATTGTCCAGCCCGATCCAGCGGGAACCTGAGATCCCAAGCCATGGTTTATAATCCTGAAAAGCCATGAGCAGACCGACCATCGGACCATATGAAAAGATACAGACAAATACGAAAGCGGGAATACACAATACATACAGTGGCCAGCTCTTCTTCAATTCCTTTTTCCAAGGCGTTCGCCGGGACACCCTTGGCGTTATATTCGAGCCTGTTTTTACGGAACCAATCTCATTAATGGTGCATACCTCCTCTGTGATGGCTCTGGGGACGCGTCCTCGTAATGTAAGCTTAACAAAAGCGCTTTCATGTCAAAATGCCAAAATGTGAAGATCATAACCTCAATCTGAATCATTTTTAAACCGCTTTCATTTTAAGGCACGGTTACTCTTCCGCTTTTATTTAGTTTGGCTTATGATGAAAATGGAATTGCAATCGGTCGTACTTCAAGTTCTGCGTATAGGAAAGGAACACACATGATTAGAAAAATGTACATGAAACGTTTTATCTATTTCTTTGTTTTTTTTCTGTTATTAACACTGAGTTTATTCTTCGTGATGAATCGATTGAGCTCGAAGACATTGGAAGAAAATATGATTGGAGCCTCCAAGAACCAACTTGACTACGTAAAGGGCATTCTTGACGGTATCATGTATGAGGCTAATATGTACGGAGTTCAGTTTGCGGCTGATAGTGATGTCAGGTTTTATCAAAGGCAAGTGCTGGAGCTAAGTAACTACGACTCTCAAATGAAGAAAAATGATATTGTTGATCGCTTACGCCAGACCCTTCTGTCTAGCCGCTCGATTGAATCCATTGGCATCTATTGGAAAAACGAAGGAACATTCCTGTCTACCAGCAATTCGCTGGAGGCGCGACTTCCATTTAACGAGATTCAGCGACCTGGGTGGCGTATTATCGATGATAGCTTGTATTATTTTGCAGCCTACCCGTATATCCAAAAATCCGAGCAATTAAAACCGGTTCAATATGTCGTTGGTGTTAAGCTGAACAATGACTACCTGAAGAGCCTACTTCAGAAGGCTGTTAACAATGATAGCTCGAGGGCTTTTCTATGGTTTGACGACCACCGATTATGGGACGAGAATGAAGTAGACAACGATCTATTGAAAGCGATTTCAGAACTTCTGTTACCGCAAGAAGGAGCCACACTTAAATATGATTACCATACGAAATCCGAAAACTACTATGTTCTCTCCCGTTATATTGAAGCACTCGACACCTATCTGATCACCTATACACGTACAAATGATTTTCTTAAACCGCTCGATCATAACCGAAAGGTATTCCTTATCAGTATTATAGCCGTTCTGACACTAGGCCTGATTGTCATCTTTACGTTCTACCGGAATTACGATCGTAACATTCGCTTAATGGAGAGAAAGTTCTTACAGGTTGAGCAGGGCAATCATAGTACACGAATTACGGAAAATACGGATAACGAATTTTACGTCCTCTTTCGCAGCTTTAATCACATGGTAGCCGAGATTCAGGATCTGTTTGTATCCTTGAAGACCGAGACGGATTTGAGAAGGAGTGCAGAGCTGAAGCAACTGCAAGCGCAGATTAATCCTCATTTTCTGTACAACAGTTTATTCTTCATTATGTCCGTAGCCAAATTCTCTCCTGATGCTGTCATGCGAATGAGTAAACATCTGGCTGAATATTATCGTTACTTGACCAGACTGGATAAACATGAAGTCACATTACAAGAGGAATTGCAGTTTGCGGAACACTTCTTAATCATCATGACCCTGAGTAAAAAAATAGAGTATGCCATCGATCTTCCGTCAGAACTCACCTCTCTTCCACTCATGCCACTGATCATCCAGCCTGTCGTGGAGAACGCGATTCAGCATGGTATTGAAGGGCAACAGGGAGCCAACCGGGTGAACATCGATGTTAAGCAAGCAGAGGAAGTCATTCTCATTCGGGTATCCGATGATGGAAAGGGTCTTACACCGGATGAAATCCAAAAGCTGGAGACTCAGCTTGATAGCGACACCCCGCCTGAGGGAACCCGAGGTGTCGGTCTCTGGAATGTTAATCGGCGTCTAAAAAATACGTATGGCGATCGTAGCGGGTTAGCATTTTCAACCAATGACTGGGGCGGGCTGTCTGTCCTGCTGATGATTCATGTTCCGACTGAGAAAGGAGAGAGCATATGAAGCTGTTAATTGTTGATGATGGACATTATGTCGTGGAGTATATGAAGCATTTGGTGGATTGGCGTTCCTTCGGTATTCATCAGATTGAGACAACGACCAATTCCATTGAAGCGAGAGAAATGTTGAACGGAAGCCTGATCGACATCTTGATTACGGACATTCGCATGCCTGAGGTTTCGGGAATCGATCTGCTGCACCACATTCATCAAAACA
This genomic interval carries:
- a CDS encoding extracellular solute-binding protein, whose protein sequence is MRERSNVWKMLSTIMLSALVVAGCSSGESNTVATPESVLKDGKYDPPLTMTIAKQQDENSGKYINGESLNDNVLTRWGEEKLGIKIETTLLGGDASQYNTKLRLALTGSEKLPDVLPVYDTMLINDLIESGQVKEITEDIATYMPDRIKEIYKQYPSTFNPVVRDGKVYGMAIAPNLTEGEVMLIRQDWLDKLQLKAPTTLEEFEQVIAAFTNDDPDGNGKQDTYGFTFSGKDSYNTGWVSDPVMIFSAYTGKHLPRQWVNDNGKLAYGSVAPGNKEALGKLRDWYAKGYLNKELATQGAWDALSDFTEGKAGIIVGRPWLYGSVKDVEKNIEGAKVVPYPTIQGVNGDRTYQTAQLNDGVFMFNKDFQNMEAFFLYYDKMYDAAFGTGEFKYGYAQGYDYDIVNEEVTFDPQQFNTPLEAVQGVGKMAFTKNTPSVDGPGQSYYDLANGVEPDTGVLLQSDSRDQTTKDGYRISYENRDSLVPNDFNGPPTPTMQNIWEQLTTMEQEIFTKIIYGNEPLEAFDTFVKQWHEKGGDEVTEEVNDWYNQASKTDVMALMNLK
- a CDS encoding sensor histidine kinase; this translates as MIRKMYMKRFIYFFVFFLLLTLSLFFVMNRLSSKTLEENMIGASKNQLDYVKGILDGIMYEANMYGVQFAADSDVRFYQRQVLELSNYDSQMKKNDIVDRLRQTLLSSRSIESIGIYWKNEGTFLSTSNSLEARLPFNEIQRPGWRIIDDSLYYFAAYPYIQKSEQLKPVQYVVGVKLNNDYLKSLLQKAVNNDSSRAFLWFDDHRLWDENEVDNDLLKAISELLLPQEGATLKYDYHTKSENYYVLSRYIEALDTYLITYTRTNDFLKPLDHNRKVFLISIIAVLTLGLIVIFTFYRNYDRNIRLMERKFLQVEQGNHSTRITENTDNEFYVLFRSFNHMVAEIQDLFVSLKTETDLRRSAELKQLQAQINPHFLYNSLFFIMSVAKFSPDAVMRMSKHLAEYYRYLTRLDKHEVTLQEELQFAEHFLIIMTLSKKIEYAIDLPSELTSLPLMPLIIQPVVENAIQHGIEGQQGANRVNIDVKQAEEVILIRVSDDGKGLTPDEIQKLETQLDSDTPPEGTRGVGLWNVNRRLKNTYGDRSGLAFSTNDWGGLSVLLMIHVPTEKGESI
- a CDS encoding discoidin domain-containing protein translates to MIKKSRIAIIVAFLLLAYHFSAAVPTTQAAGEETNIAATLFVLKNDSEVNNAKIHWAPVDGATGYELLRSENNGAYELLQTLTGTTTDDYDLQLGSTYTYQVKAYGGSTVLTSAVSPAYTPYVLPENLTTFDNTSKSTLNLPNELKVGDTYYRFNFVQKPTGGFGQMIQQTSTDDITYGNDKVVLSYTDHPDLADSKFEGINILYHASTNKFVFWAHYENSTDYTLARVSVASATPGEDFTFHKSFRPGGNESRDISIFKDDDGTAYLISTANNNSDTILYQLTSDWLDVDHQVSTIYQNQHRELPKVIKKDGIYYLFSSQAAGWYPSIPMYSSATSLDGEWSELRVIGNTSTFSAQSGSVMRVTPDTGDNVVMVAYRWMFGWAGTQNGTTEERLLPVWFSNGYAFYDYFDQVLYDTVNDVVVPVQDGRLLSQGKEATAQTATGTKPASYANDGSYQTEWVGTSVAWPHWWKVDLGSVQQINNVQISWWMQKGSEGFYKYKIETSNDNVNWTVALDRTDNKSYGFTSDTLSSTARYVRINMQGATLHNNPNNWYTPRLWEVKVFGEDIE
- a CDS encoding carbohydrate ABC transporter permease — translated: MYHKTTGYRVFSVFNYAFMILAGLVCFLPLLHLLAQSLSSKAAISGNLVSFWPVGFNMDAYVKTFSNSNFISSMWTSILRTVLGTSISMFILTCAGYALSKEFRGRNVLMWFFIFTMLFSGGLIPSYILVTGLGLKDTIWALVLPGAFGAYNLILLVNFFKTIPKALEEAAFIDGASFFAILSKIYLPLSLPGIATVSLFIMVGHWNSWFDGILYMSDASKYPLASFLQTVVVQSNMQNMAMSQSEVEAMSEQSIKAAQIFVSTLPIIMVYPFLQRYFVKGIVLGAVKE
- a CDS encoding family 43 glycosylhydrolase, whose amino-acid sequence is MKTTLVNGSLWNDINGEPIHAHGGHMLYHDGYYYWYGEDRRDDIYVSCYRSKDLFQWEFRDHILTTSTPTASIRVRTKLELVNDEGGKVNLERPKVLFNPVTKKFVLWVHYENGKNYNDAACAVATSDYPDRQFVYHGSFNPYGYMSRDCTLFQDDDGTAYFISAARDNADLHIYRLQEDYLNVERLVSKLWQGEYREAPAVFKRHEKYYMLTSFCTGWEPNQGKYAMADSMEGSWSMLYDFGDETTYRTQPAFVLKRSAQEYLYFSDRWNGADYFQSSYVVLPIEFNGAVPVLNEYATLTLSSETDSILFAK
- a CDS encoding ABC transporter permease, producing the protein MKKSWPLYVLCIPAFVFVCIFSYGPMVGLLMAFQDYKPWLGISGSRWIGLDNFERIFRYDEATQAIINTLIIAVSKIIVGIIVPIIMAILLSELRNVGIKKSVQTLVYLPHFLSWVTVAGLMINILGLDGGINQMLTRMFDIAPIYFLGDPDLFRFTVVVSDVWKSFGFGMIVYLATIAGINPSYYEAAEIDGATRRQQIMYVTLPSMLPMIIVISTLSLGNILDAGFDQVFNLYNPLVYSTGDIIDTYVYRSSLLNGQYGFGTAVGLFKSGISLILIVVSYRLAYKYANYKIF